Proteins encoded within one genomic window of Aspergillus nidulans FGSC A4 chromosome VII:
- a CDS encoding pre-rRNA-processing TSR2 family protein (transcript_id=CADANIAT00008749), which produces MSDQQPTTAAAATSNPAQQTASSYLDLGITLAINAWPALSLAVTSNWGGPTSADKRDWLCGAISDMIADRPETDAEDLEDVLIQVMNDEFDVVVDDESAGEVADRIMEIRKMVENGEFDGIRQMWEEWERKAAKKGDAVAAFKRGEDQDGETDDDEEDGEEDEEMGEAPALKRSTQRQTRKMTFHIQENRKQKCVNL; this is translated from the exons ATGTCCGACCAACAGCccaccaccgccgcagcGGCAACCTCGAACCCCGCCCAGCAAACTGCCTCCTCTTACCTCGACCTTGGCATAACGCTCGCAATAAACGCCTGGCCAGCCCTCTCACTCGCAGTAACAAGCAATTGGGGTGGTCCGACCTCTGCTGACAAACGCGACTGGCTCTGTGGCGCAATCTCTGACATGATTGCTGACCGCCCGGAAACCGACGCAGAGGACCTGGAGGACGTCTTGATACAAGTAATGAATGACGAGTTCGATGTTGTTGTAGACGATGAAAGTGCAGGGGAGGTAGCAGATCGGATTATGGAAATTCGCAAGATGGTCGAGAATGGGGAGTTCGATGGCATCAGACAGATgtgggaggaatgggagaggaaggcggCGAAGAAGGGCGATGCTGTTGCGGCGTTTAAGAGGGGGGAGGATCAGGACGGTGAgacggacgatgatgaggaggatggtgaggaggacgaggagatgGGGGAGGCTCCAGCTTTA AAAAGGTCTACACAACGGCAAACGCGAAAGATGACTTTTCATATCCAGGAAAACAGAAAACAAAAATGCGTAAATCTATAG
- a CDS encoding translation termination factor GTPase eRF3 (transcript_id=CADANIAT00008750), whose protein sequence is MANQTPDSWEDELSRQTEGVNLNAQSRPQPQAPSFHPGAASFQPGAAAFVPGQQFQPYGGYPQYGQYGQGYGGYQGYDQQQAYGQYGAYGQQPGGYNQIYNQNYGNYQQQQQFSQKPRQAAPAAAAPAQPAPKPASNAAPKAKVLSIGGASDSPSAPKTKVLSIGTPTPASTTPSSDSGSLADAKGPAAVEAASKVTAAKAVEKTEKKAEQKAAASGKSSPAPSGRNSPGRSSPSRAELAKEKRDADAVAAEQKADVDEETLKEIYGEKKEHVNIVFIGHVDAGKSTLGGSILYVTGMVDERTLDKYRRDAKEAGRETWYLSWALDLTNEERAKGKTVEVGRAHFKVDIQTPDGVVERRFSILDAPGHKSYVHHMIGGASQADVGVLVISARKGEYETGFEKGGQTREHALLARNTGVRKLIVAVNKMDDPTVEWSEDRFKECTVKVSKFLEALGYKKDDLTFMPISAQQTLGVKDRVPKDVCPWYNGPSLIEYLTEMKMPERNLNAPFMMPISAKYRDMGTMVEGRIEAGVIKKNASCIIMPNRTKVEIAALYGETEDEIATATCGDQVRMRLRGVEEEDLLPGFVMCSPKRPVHCVSAFEAKIRILDLKSILTAGFNCVMHVHSAVEEITIAALLHKLEPGTGRRSKRPPPFASRGQTIIARIEITSAAGAVCVERFEDYNQMGRFTLRDQGQTIAIGMITKLIDA, encoded by the exons ATGGCTAACCAGACTCCTGATTCCTGGGAGGATGAGCTGTCTAGGCAGACTGAGGGCGTTAACCTGAACGCACAGTCACGGCCTcagcctcaagctccttctttccacccCGGCGctgcttccttccagccTGGGGCAGCTGCTTTCGTGCCCGGACAGCAGTTCCAGCCGTACGGGGGCTATCCTCAGTATGGCCAATATGGACAGGGCTACGGGGGGTACCAAGGCTATGACCAGCAACAGGCGTACGGCCAATACGGCGCATATGGCCAGCAACCTGGCGGTTACAACCAGATCTACAACCAAAACTACGGTAActaccagcagcaacagcaattTTCCCAGAAGCCTCGCCAGGCTGcgcccgccgccgccgccccAGCCCAACCTGCCCCGAAACCCGCCAGCAATGCCGCCCCCAAGGCCAAGGTCCTGAGCATTGGTGGTGCCAGCGACTCTCCCTCAGCTCCCAAAACGAAGGTCCTCTCGATTGGTACCCCTACACCGGCATCGACCACGCCCTCTTCAGATTCTGGATCTCTCGCCGACGCTAAGGGCCCCGCAGCCGTTGAAGCTGCCTCCAAGGTGACCGCCGCgaaggctgttgagaagaCAGAAAAGAAGGCGGAGCAAAAGGCAGCCGCTAGCGGTAAATCATCCCCGGCACCATCAGGGCGCAACAGCCCTGGGCGATCGAGCCCTTCGCGTGCGGAGCTTGCCAAGGAAAAGCGTGATGCAGACGCTGTCGCTGCGGAGCAGAAGGCAGacgttgatgaggagacaCTGAAGGAAATCTATGgtgaaaagaaagagcatgTGAACATTGTCTTCATTGGACACGTCGATGCCGGAAAGTCCACTCTCGGTGGATCTATTCTCTACGTTACCGGCATGGTGGATGAGCGTACACTTGACAAATACAGGAGGGATGCGAAGGAAGCTGGTCGTGAAACATGGTATCTTTCTTGGGCTCTGGATCTGACCAACGAGGAGCGTGCTAAAGGAAAGACTGTTGAGGTGGGCCGTGCTCACTTCAAGGTTGACATTCAAACACCCGATGGTGTCGTTGAACGACGCTTTTCTATCCTCGACGCCCCTGGTCACAAGTCTTACGTGCACCACATGATCGGTGGAGCTTCGCAAGCTGATGTTGGTGTCCTTGTTATCTCCGCGCGCAAGGGCGAGTATGAAACTGGTTTCGAAAAAGGCGGACAGACTCGTGAGCACGCTTTGCTAGCAAGAAACACCGGTGTACGAAAGCTTATCGTCGCTGTCAACAAGATGGATGATCCGACTGTCGAGTGGAGTGAGGATCGTTTCAAGGAGTGCACAGTCAAGGTTTCCAAATTCTTGGAAGCTCTTGGTTacaagaaggatgatttgACTTTCATGCCCATCTCAGCGCAGCAGACCCTGGGTGTTAAGGATCGTGTTCCCAAGGACGTTTGCCCCTGGTACAACGGTCCTTCCCTCATTGAATATCTCACAGAGATGAAGATGCCCGAGCGTAACCTTAATGCACCTTTCATGATGCCGATCAGCGCCAAATACCGTGACATGGGCACTATGGTTGAAGGACGTATTGAAGCCGGTGtcatcaagaagaacgcTAGTTGCATCATCATGCCAAACCGTACGAAAGTCGAGATTGCGGCGCTCTATGGTGAAActgaagatgagattgcGACCGCCACTTGCGGTGATCAAGTGCGCATGCGCCTAcgtggtgttgaagaggaagatctGCTTCCTGGATTTGTCATGTGTTCCCCTAAGCGTCCAGTTCACTGTGTCTCTGCCTTCGAGGCTAAAATTAGGATTCTTGATCTCAAGAGTATTCTCACTGCCGGTTTCAACTGCGTCATGCACGTGCACTCAGCTGTGGAAGAGATCACCATTGCAGCTCTGCTCCACAAGCTCGAGCCCGGTACTGGACGCCGGAGCAAGCGCCCTCCGCCTTTCGCCAGCAGGGGTCAGACTATCATTGCCCGCATCGAAATCACTAGCGCTGCCGGCGCTGTTTGTGTTGAGCGTTTCGAAGACTACAACCAAATGGGTCGTTTCACCCTACGTGACCAA GGCCAAACTATTGCTATTGGTATGATTACCAAGCTCATTGATGCGTAG
- a CDS encoding RanGTP-binding protein (transcript_id=CADANIAT00008751): MDAFLARLTQQAMNYAIRSGIAITASYAIRQSSRLLQVISPAIDMIELIAARGNTSLESAVCLTKSLRLDIQSLGQRLATAAFSEEQSQKGGKSPTDMSRSREMIKLIIQDIKRLLVRIEDAVPLMNLAITTSGAKLSTNLPATISPSRLLQASTFLTAGDTQYSISPSQAVQIGPSFTLSMYMLFASHLRPHDEEGIRETTWKEVMHKARLKLRRVPMDMAVAPGSQRPLQIPADARIDEFAYQILVVEDLHDGRVHAFDENESQPQSFEDIDAAGIREIIPIHQISKIFYADTGRILNISTEGETNNPVLLLKRDINAVPPRRMVERDMAGFGAPHESEPEDEIDEIQAQLDAQLIGTTVNTLNPSFHESSIPDQWRLPKDLDPEWIAFEVYNENDESDTESDDETTKTPDPTEKMAQLSINADRESRRTASPQPGKSQSQPTTISNPLFNNIRTSLSLLETLLRLMSLQQFQQQSHLSISDELLNFFLEESSTTGAGGDEQYRQRLRADARRRVGWDPYDESPVKRRGEDYQYSGTPEGMSIGYTRESSEIPYTPSERTRGYQLRSRENTPETPSQMRRSVSRAADLRRDSGTRGSSAHTHERQRRGSPLAH; the protein is encoded by the exons ATGGACGCATTTCTAGCCCGC CTCACGCAGCAGGCGATGAACTATGCGATTCG CTCAGGCATCGCCATCACAGCTAGTTACGCCATCCGCCAGTCTTCGAGATTACTGCAA GTTATATCGCCCGCTATTGACATGATCGAGCTAAT CGCTGCGCGGGGCAACACATCTTTGGAATCTGCAGTTTGCCTCACCAAGTCTCTTCGACTGGATATTCAGTCACTGGGCCAACGACTGGCAACGGCCGCTTTTTCTGAAGAGCAGAGTCAGAAGGGAGGAAAGAGCCCGACAGATATGTCAAGAAGTAGGGAGATGATCAAGCTCATCATACAAGATATCAAGAGGCTCTTGGTCCGGATTGAGGATGCAGTCCCGCTCATGAACCTGGCTATTACAACTTCAGGGGCTAAGCTGTCGACTAACCTCCCAGCAACAATATCACCCTCTCGACTACTACAGGCAAGCACATTTCTCACAGCTGGTGACACGCAGTACTCCATTTCTCCATCACAAGCAGTTCAGATTGGACCCTCGTTTACTCTCTCGATGTACATGCTATTTGCAAGTCATCTCCGCCctcatgatgaagaaggtATTCGTGAAACGACGTGGAAGGAGGTCATGCACAAGGCTCGGTTAAAGCTACGACGAGTACCAATGGATATGGCGGTTGCCCCAGGAAGCCAGCGGCCGCTGCAAATACCGGCTGATGCAAGAATAGACGAATTTGCCTACCAAATCTTGGTGGTAGAAGATCTGCATGATGGAAGAGTCCATGCCTTCGATGAAAACGAGTCCCAGCctcaaagctttgaagatattgatgcTGCTGGGATACGTGAGATAATACCGATCCATCAGATCTCGAAGATCTTTTACGCGGACACTGGAAGGATCCTCAATATCAGTACTGAGGGCGAAACGAACAACCCAGTTCTACTCTTGAAAAGAGATATAAACGCGGTCCCACCACGTCGGATGGTCGAACGAGATAtggctggctttggcgctCCGCATGAATCCgagcctgaagatgagatAGATGAAATACAGGCGCAACTGGATGCCCAATTGATTGGAACCACAGTCAATACCCTGAACCCGAGCTTTCATGAAAGCTCTATTCCCGACCAATGGCGGTTACCCAAAGATCTGGATCCTGAGTGGATAGCCTTTGAAGTCTACAACGAGAACGACGAGTCAGACACCGAGTCAGACGATGAAACTACCAAGACGCCTGATCCTACCGAGAAAATGGCGCAGCTCTCCATAAATGCAGACAGGGAATCGCGCCGCACAGCTTCACCACAGCCTGGAAAATCCCAGTCTCAGCCAACAACAATCTCAAACCCTCTTTTCAACAACATCCGGACTTCACTTTCACTCCTTGAGactctcctccgcctgatGTCTCTCCAACAATTCCAACAACAGTCCCACCTTTCCATCAGCGACGAACTACTCAACTTTTTCTTGGAGGAATCTTCGACAACTGGCGCCGGGGGAGACGAGCAATACCGTCAACGACTCCGCGCTGACGCAAGACGAAGGGTGGGATGGGATCCGTACGATGAGAGTCCTGTCAAGCGACGAGGTGAAGACTATCAGTACAGTGGGACTCCGGAGGGAATGTCTATTGGGTATACCAGGGAGTCAAGTGAAATACCTTACACGCCTAGTGAAAGGACAAGGGGTTATCAGCTTCGCTCAAGGGAAAATACACCGGAGACCCCCTCGCAAATGCGACGGTCTGTTTCACGAGCGGCTGATCTGAGGCGTGATAGTGGGACACGGGGCTCTTCAGCGCATACTCACGAGCGACAGAGGAGAGGTTCGCCGCTTGCTCACTAA
- a CDS encoding BSD domain-containing protein (transcript_id=CADANIAT00008752): MTVADHRNPQFPLFPNKHRTMDIYDYVQGDLFSSSNQTEKDESQQGTTNTNQPAVDLNTELQETFRAFSASPWGSRLGDIWGNVRKHGESYYEGARQEYAAASEEAVKGFTGLKDSLVGRTRGLSLSTAFGTTAERGTTDGSLTPTESCAAGGSSKTEQQQDGGDKKTAGGESFLARFKTEAARRLKELEKAEEAADEAILRFGMNITQKLREAVTIVPPEEESGLDSKVLFESKDAEGKRVIHATRFEAQLHVIHTTLDSFLKDPVSDEWPAFQNSFSIDDKTSAIAADLEKYPELRTSMEKLVPEKVQYADFWSRYYFLRLVIETEEQKRKELLRGASVEEEEEVGWDDDSDDDTDSPSTPQVSDKNKANNVAPAQSSADSKTLKPNEPRRSNDQGSQPDSESSYDLVSGTTSRTPASPKEKSKDDDSDDDWE; this comes from the exons ATGACTGTCGCTGATCATCGCAACCCCCAatttcccctcttccccaACAAACACCGAACTATGGATATCTACGATTATGTCCAAGGGGATCTATTCTCCTCCAGCAATCAAACAGAAAAGGACGAATCCCAGCAGGGTACAACCAACACGAACCAACCCGCCGTCGATTTGAACACCGAGCTACAGGAGACCTTCcgcgccttctccgcaaGCCCTTGGGGCTCACGCCTCGGCGACATCTGGGGCAACGTCCGTAAACATGGTGAAAGCTACTACGAAGGCGCACGACAGGAatacgccgccgccagcgaagaagccgtcaaagGATTCACCGGCCTCAAAGATAGCCTTGTGGGGCGGACAAGGGGCCTATCGCTCAGCACAGCGTTTGGCACCACCGCTGAGCGAGGAACAACGGACGGCTCTCTAACTCCTACGGAATCTTGCGCTGCGGGAGGCTCCTCCAAGAcagaacagcagcaggatggTGGCGACAAGAAGACTGCCGGAGGCGAGAGCTTCCTCGCCCGTTTCAAGACGGAGGCGGCTCGACGgctgaaggagcttgagaaggcagaggaagcAGCCGACGAGGCGATTCTGCGCTTTGGAATGAATATCACACAGAAATTGAGGGAGGCTGTTACCATTGTTCCCCCTGAGGAAGAGTCTGGGTTAGACTCGAAGGTACTTTTTGAGAGCAAGGATGCTGAGGGCAAGAGGGTTATCCATGCGACGCGCTTCGAGGCCCAGCTTCATGTCATCCACACAACGCttgacagcttcctcaaGGACCCTGTGAGTGACGAGTGGCCTGCTTTCCAAAATTCGTTCAGCATCGACGACAAGACTTCTGCTATCGCTGCGGATCTCGAAAAGTACCCGGAGTTGCGCACTTCGATGGAAAAGCTTGTGCCAGAGAAGGTGCAATACGCGGACTTCTGGTCTCGGTACTACTTCCTCCGTCTTGTTattgagactgaggagcagaagcggaAGGAACTTTTGAGGG GCGCTagcgtcgaagaagaggaagaagtaggcTGGGACGACGATTCGGACGACGACACCGACTCTCCCTCCACGCCGCAAGTCTCGGACAAGAATAAGGCAAACAATGTCGCTCCCGCACAATCCTCCGCCGACTCAAAAACACTAAAACCAAACGAACCGCGCCGATCAAACGACCAGGGTTCCCAGCCGGACAGCGAGTCGAGTTATGACCTCGTCAGCGGCACCACGAGTCGAACTCCGGCTAGTCCCAAGGAGAAATCCAAAGACGATGACAGTGATGATGACTGGGAGTAG
- a CDS encoding uncharacterized protein (transcript_id=CADANIAT00008753) has product MGRGDNDRISRSNPDRFRTPDKPASSSKLARVPARLGVGSLAVTPGASSTSTATSTPSTVSTSRSRSGGSKRNTALDQTTLTQIEFVKRSQPDYDDDVFKYIGGSGSNACEVIEIDDDEPDNANDKNYRPSGSRTKRENSIRLGSAPSRLKKKGSVQGDKISRNGRKKSGNDKGVQNDDNTLTQMKYVKLIDLESDDGDAKLEYAYLTSRKRDPELRAASTGKHDNTKQQQPTYVSEPPSGHKRRKLSSCSMKKEPCQMKEKLEEKVENLPSTPRKLLRTEIPSSQSPESPGVAFITSSQFRSAARSPERRPLIFSKETPVKEEPHSSLEKGDAAEIAQMPLNDKNQSVHYDSPQPSPLARRASAERTPKTTGREKSVAVADAPAAFDPRQRPAQRTVVYETDAESDYDEYEDGMQDISSSSKDTNIAVYEAPVENEPNSPIIESQELPPQPVSVKEPEYGPFSSESTLLSEASICYRRVHPNTQFPLEPVPTINTQKLAELFPEESNGLRSITPTPSSSPMKAPLTSNAPIMVSETQSLDQTLPDSEDGSRTPTDIVPESSPAARHEDSVPLNGHGPSARNVVVQVESSQPVDRAGRPRTAGQDSAPRAMLSRSQILTSSVMESIPIPGFWMSSQDSVGEPYNQPDS; this is encoded by the coding sequence ATGGGGCGGGGTGATAACGACAGGATTTCGAGAAGCAATCCAGATCGATTCCGCACTCCCGACAAACCAGCCTCATCTAGCAAATTGGCACGAGTACCTGCGCGATTGGGTGTGGGTTCATTAGCAGTTACGCCTGGCGCGTCATCAACTTCGACTGCCACTTCCACTCCCTCGACGGTATCGACATCAAGGTCCAGATCAGGGGGCTCAAAAAGGAATACAGCTCTGGATCAGACGACTCTCACACAAATCGAATTCGTGAAGAGGAGTCAGCCCGActatgatgatgatgtgtTCAAATACATTGGCGGCTCGGGGTCGAACGCTTGTGAGGTGATTGAGATTGACGACGACGAACCGGATAATGCGAACGATAAGAACTACAGACCGTCAGGCTCACGGACAAAACGTGAGAATAGCATTAGGCTTGGCTCTGCGCCTTCGAGattgaaaaaaaaaggttccGTTCAAGGCGATAAGATTTCAAGAAATGGGCGCAAGAAAAGTGGCAACGACAAAGGAGTGCAAAACGATGATAATACCTTGACACAGATGAAATATGTAAAGCTGATCGACCTTGAAtccgatgatggcgatgcgAAGCTGGAATATGCCTATCTAACCTCGAGGAAAAGAGACCCCGAGCTTCGAGCGGCCAGCACGGGCAAGCATGATAATACCAAGCAACAGCAACCAACATACGTTTCCGAGCCCCCCAGCGGGCATAAGAGGAGAAAACTAAGTTCATGCTCAATGAAGAAGGAGCCTTGTCAAATGAAAGAGAAGCTAGAGGAGAAAGTCGAAAATCTCCCTTCAACACCACGAAAGCTTTTAAGGACAGAAATACCATCTTCACAATCACCTGAAAGTCCTGGTGTCGCGTTTATCACATCCTCTCAGTTCCGCAGCGCAGCTCGTTCGCCTGAAAGACGTCCACTCATCTTCTCAAAAGAGACCCCTGTAAAGGAGGAACCGCATTCCTCGCTCGAGAAAGGCGATGCCGCTGAGATCGCGCAGATGCCGCTAAACGACAAGAACCAGTCAGTTCATTATGACAGCCCTCAACCCTCTCCATTAGCGCGGCGCGCATCGGCTGAAAGAACGCCTAAAACAACTGGACGCGAAAagtctgttgctgttgctgatgctccGGCCGCGTTTGATCCGAGACAGCGCCCAGCACAACGAACAGTCGTGTATGAGACTGACGCAGAGTCGGACTatgatgaatatgaagaCGGCATGCAGGATATTTCAAGCTCATCTAAGGATACGAACATCGCAGTCTACGAGGCACCCGTGGAGAATGAGCCCAACTCCCCAATCATCGAGTCTCAAGAATTACCGCCACAGCCTGTGTCCGTAAAAGAGCCTGAGTATGGCCCATTTTCATCTGAATCGACTCTCCTATCCGAAGCGTCAATATGCTACCGAAGGGTTCATCCCAATACCCAATTTCCGCTAGAACCTGTGCCTACAATTAATACGCAGAAATTGGCAGAGCTCTTCCCAGAGGAATCAAATGGATTGCGTTCTATAACCCCAACTccgtcatcctcgcctaTGAAAGCCCCGCTGACGTCAAATGCGCCGATTATGGTGTCTGAAACCCAAAGTCTGGATCAAACTCTCCCTGATTCAGAGGACGGAAGTAGAACGCCGACAGACATTGTTCCTGAGTCCTCACCAGCCGCACGCCATGAGGACAGCGTCCCCTTGAATGGACATGGTCCATCTGCGAGAAACGTTGTGGTTCAAGTTGAATCCTCACAACCAGTAGACAGGGCTGGCAGGCCGAGAACTGCTGGACAGGACTCTGCGCCTCGAGCGATGCTTTCCAGAAGCCAGATTCTAACATCGAGCGTCATGGAAAGCATACCCATACCTGGGTTTTGGATGAGCAGCCAGGACAGCGTGGGAGAACCGTACAATCAACCGGATTCATGA